The genome window CGCCGGCGGTGTACCGCGGCGGGGGGGCGCCGGCCGCCAGCCGCTGGCTATTGGCGACCCCGCAGTTCGAGCGGATCGGGCCGCTGCTGATGCGGCAGTTGGGCGGCCCGCGGGGCGAGAGCCTGCTGCGCGCGGCGTACGCCGACCCCGACCGGCTGCCGCCGGAGGTCCTGGAGGCCTCCCGCGCCGCCGTGAACGTCGACGCCTGGGACGTCGCCCTGTGGGAGCTCGTGAAGGCCAGCCGCGCGACCGACGTCGGCGAGCGGTTGGGGAATGTTCAGGTCCCGGTGCAGGTGGTGACCGGGGCGGCGGACCCGGTCGTGCCGCCCGAGGAATCGCGCCGCGTCGCGGACGCCCTCCCCGACGCGACGTGGACGGCGATCCCCGACTGCGGGCACGCGCCCCACGAGGCGTGCCCGGAACCGGTCCTCGCGGCGGTGCGCGCGGCGCTCGACGGGACGGCCCCCGGCCCCCGCTAGGGCGGGCGACGCCCGCCGCCCGCGGGGGGCGGTGGTAGCCTGCCGGCATGGATTTCGATTACGCACTGCTCAAGGAGTTGTCGGAAACGCCGGGGATTCCCGGCCGCGAAGAGGGGGTCCGCGAGCGCGTCCGCGCGGCGCTCGAGGGCCTCGACGTCGCGAGCCGGGTCGACGCGATGGGGAACCTCATCGTCGAGACCGCCGGGGCGGAGGGCGCCCCGAAGGTCATGGTGGCGGCCCACATGGACGAGATCGGGTTCGTCGTCTCGCACGTCGGGGACGACGGCTTCCTGCGCCTGCAGCCGCTCGGGGGGTTCGACGCCCGCAACCTGTTCGCGCGGCAGGTCCTCGTTCACCCGCGCGGCGGGACGCCGCGCGTCGGGATCCTGAACCCCGCCGTGAAGCCGGTGCACGTCGCGGGCCCCGACGACAAGACCAAGGTGCCCGAGCTGTCGGAGTTCGCCGTCGATCTCGGGTTGGACGCCGACGCCGTGAAGGCGGAGGTCCGGGTCGGCGACATGGTGACGCTGCACCAGACGTTCCAGGACCTCGGGGACGTCGTGACCGGCAAGGCGCTCGACAACCGCGCCGGCGTGTGGGTCCTGATCGAGACGCTCCGTCGCCTCGAGGCGCCCGCCGTCCGGGTGCGCGCGGTCTTCAGCGTGCAGGAGGAGGTCGGCCTGCGCGGCGCGACGAGCAGCGCGTTCGGGGTGGCGCCCGACGTCGGCATCGGGCTCGACACGACCCTCGCGGTCGATACGCCCGGGACGCCCGACCACCAGGCGGTCACCCGCCTCGGGGACGGCGTCGCGCTGAAGGTGATGGACTCGTCGATGGTGTCGCACGGGTGGCTGCTGGACCGCATGGCGGACCTCGCGACCCGCCACGACCTCCCCCACCAGTACGAGGTGCTGCCGCGCGGCGGGACGGACGGCGGCGCGATGCAACGCAGCCGCGAGGGGGTCGCCACCACGACCGTGTCGCTGCCGACGCGCTACATCCACACCGTCGCGGAGATGGAGCACAAGCGCGACCTCGAGGCCGCCGTGCGGCTGTTGGTGGCGTTCCTGCAGGACGAGCACGCCGCCCTCGCGCCGAGCGCCTGACGGCACGTGCGCGGGACCCGGAGGGCACGATGCGCATCGGGGTCCTGAGCGACGTCCACGCCAACCTCCCGGCGTTGCGCGCAGCGCTCGCCGCGCTGGACGGTGCGCAGGTCGACGCGACCCTGTGCCTCGGGGACGTCGTCGGGTACGGACCGCACCCCAACGAAACGATCCGCCTCCTGCGCGAGCGGGAGGTGACGTGCACGCTCGGGGGTGCCGACGCCCGCGTCGCCTTTCCCGTCGGGGAGGCCGACGCGCCCCGCGCGGGGGTGGCGGACGCGACGTTGGCGTGGACGCGCGACGTGCTCGAGCCCGCCGCGTTGGCGTGGTTGCGGGAGCGCCCCACGCAGGTGCGCCTGCGTACGCCCGGCGGCTGCGTCCGCGCGGTGCACGGGCGGGTGGGCGACCCGTGGCGGCGGCTGGACGTGCGCGCGACGCCGCAGGAGCTCCTGCGGACGTTCGACGCGGTCGGCTGTCCGGTCCTGGCGTTGGGGGGACGGCACGTCCCGTACGTCCGCACGCTCGACGGGAAGCTGGCGGTCGACCCGGGGTCGGTCGGGCTGTCGCTGAACGGCGAGCCCGGCGCGGACTACGCGGTCCTGGACGTCCGCGAGGGGGACGCCACCGCGCAGCTCGGGAAGGCCGAGTACGACGTCGAAGCGGTCGCCTTCGACGTGCTGGGGTGGGGCCTGCCGGCCGCCGTCGCCGACGCGGTACGGGAGGGCCGCTTGGCGCCCGACGCCACCGAACGGGGGCGCGGGTCGGCCGCGCCGGAGGGGGACGACTGACGCCCTCCGACGCGCGAGGCGGGGGGCTCGGTCGGGGTCGCTCGGGCGGGGTCGCTCAGGCGCCCTCGCGGGTGAGGGCCAACGCCCACGCTTCGCCGCCCCCGATGCAGATCGACGCGACGCCCCGCCGGGCGTCCGCGACGCGGAGGGCGTTCAGGAGCGTCACGACGATGCGGGCGCCGGACGCGCCGATGGGGTGCCCCAGCGCGATGGCGCCCCCGAGCACGTCGACCTTCTCGGCGGGGAGGTCGAACGCCTCCATCGCGGCGAGCGGGACGACGGCGAACGCCTCGTTGATCTCGTAGCGCTCGACGGACGCCGGCGTCCAGCCGGTCCGCTCGAAGAGGGTGCGCATCGCCGCGACCGGGGCGGTGGTGAACCAGGTGGGGTCCTGCGCGTGCGTCGCCCACCCCTCGAGCCGCGCGAGGACCGGCCACCCGCGCCGGTCCGCTTCGGCGCGGGTCGCGAGCAGCAGCGCCGCGGCGCCGTCGTCGATCGACGAGGCGTTCGCCGCGGTGATGGTGCCGTCCGCCTCGAACGCGGGCCGGAGGGTCGGCACGCGCTCGGGATCGACCTTGCTCGGGCCCTCGTCGGCGTCGACCACGGTGGGGGGGCCCTTGCGGCCGGGCACGACGACCGGTTCGATCTCCCACGCCGCGACGCCGGACGCGGTCGCGGCCTGCGCCCGCTCGTAACTGCGGAGCGCGAAGGCGTCCTGCGTCGCGCGGTCGAAGGCGTACGTCCGGGCGCACACCTCCGCGCAGGCGCCCATGTGCGCGTCGGCGTAGACGTCCCACAGGCCGTCGTGCACGACGGAGTCCACGACCTCGCGGTGCCCGAGGCGGTAGCCGTCGCGGGCGCCGGGCAGCAGGTACGGCGCGCGCGACATCGACTCCATGCCGCCCGCGAGGACGGTGCGGACCTCCCCCAGCTTGAGGGCGCGGGCGCCCTGCACGATCGCTTCGAGGCCGCTGCCGCACATCTTGTTGATCGTCGCGGTCGGCGTGACGTGCGGGAGGCCGGCCGCGAGCGTCGCCTGCCGGGCGGGCGCCTGCCCCTGGCCGGCCTGCAGGACGTTGCCGAACAGCGCGAGGTCCACGACGTCCGCGAGGGCGTCGCCGGCCCCGCCCTCGGGGGCGGCTTCGGGCACGTCGAGGCCGGCGCGGCGGAGGGCGCCGCGCGCCGCGGTCGCGCCGAGCTGCGCGGCGGGGACCGACGCGAGCGCCCCTTGCAGGGCCCCGTGCGGGGTGCGGGCGGCGGAGACGACGACCACGTCGTCGGGGGCGGGGGGACGGTCGCCGGCGTCGTTCATGCCGCGAGCCTACCCCGCGCACGACGCACCGCCGGCGCGCCGCGCGGTAGATTGGGGGTGTGTGGGCGCACCGCCGGGTGCCGCCCCGAAGGGAGACGCGATTCAAAAGGTTCACGGCACCCTCACGGGGGTCAAGAAAGGTCACCTGAAGCGACTGTCGAACCTGTACCGTCGCCGCGTCCCGCCCGCTTCACCCGCCCATCCGGACCTCGTGCGCGCGCTCGCGACCCTCGCGATCGAGCTCGCGACGCCCGTGTCGGTCCTGATCGACCGCCGCGGGCGCGTCGCGACCGTCGCGCTCGCCGACGCCGACGGGACGCCGGTCCCCCCGCGGCCGGGCGAGTCGGAGGCGCGCCTGCGGGGCCTGACCCTGGTGCACGTCCACCCGGGCGGCGGCGGCCTGAGCGACGCCGACCTCACCGCGTTGTTCCTGGGGCGGCTCGACGCGATGGTCGCCGTCGAAGCGTTCGGGGATGCCGGGCACGCCCCCGACCTGGGGGCGGCCCACGTCGCCCTCGTCGCGCCGCCGTCCAGCGAAGCGGAGGACTGGATCCTCGACCCGCCGACGTCGCTCGCGGCGCTCGAGCGCGACGACCTGGCGGCCCGCGTCCGCGCGCTCGAGGAGGAGATGGCGCGCAGCGCCGGGGCGCGCGACGTCGCGCGCAGCTCCGCGGAACGCGCGGTCCTCGTCGGCCTGGACGTCGGCGGGGACGAGGACGCCGACGCCCGCCTCGAGGAGCTCGGGGAGCTGGTGCGTTCCGCGGGGGCGACGGTCGCCGCGGCGCGCATGCAGACCCGCGCGCGGCCGGACCCGAAGACGGTCGTCGGGCGCGGGAAACTCCGCGACCTGGTGTCGCTCGCGTACCACGAGGACGCCGACCTGCTGGTGTTCGACCGGGAGCTCGATCCGGCGCAGGCGCGCGAGATCGAGGCGGCGACGCAGCTAAAGGTGCTCGACCGCACGCAGGTGATCCTGGACATCTTCGCGCAGAACGCGCGGGGGCGCGAAGCGCAGGTGCAGGTCGAGCTGGCGCAGCTGCAGTACCAACTGCCCCGCCTCGCCGGCCGCGGAGCCGGCTTCAGCCGCCTCGGGGGGGGGATCGGGACGCGCGGGCCGGGCGAAACGAAGCTCGAGGTGGACCGGCGCCGCATCCGCGACCGCATCGCCGCGCTGCAGGACGAGGTGGACCGCATCGCGCAGCGGCGCGAACGGACCCGCAAGAACCGCACCGATGCCGGCACGCCGGTCGTGGCGTTGGTGGGGTACACGAACGCCGGCAAATCGACGTTGTTCAACGCCCTCGCGAAGGCGGACGTGCTGGCGCGCGACGCGCTGTTCGCCACGCTCCGGCCGACGACCCGCGAGGGGTGGCTGCCGGCGCTCGGCGCGTGGGGCGGCAAGGTGATCTACACCGACACCGTCGGGTTCCTCCGGGACCTGCCCGAACCGCTGGTGAACGCCTTCCGCGCGACGCTGGAGGAGCTCGACGACGCGGACCTGCTGCTGCACGTCGTCGACGGCGCCGCGCCCGGCGCGGCGGACCGCGTCGATGCGGTCGAACGGATCCTCGATCGCGCCGTCGCGACGCCCCCGCGGCAGGTGGTGCTGAACAAGGCGGACGCGATGGACGACGCCGCCCGGCGGGATCTGGAGCTGCGCTACGGGGCGCGGGCGGTGTCCGCGCGCACCGGTGCGGGCCTGGACGCCCTGAAGGCCGACCTCGCGGCGAAGATCGAGGGGGACGACCACGTACCCCTGCCCGACGACCCGGCGGCGGCGTGGGGGGTCGTGACGACGGAGTCCTGACCGGCNNNNNNNNNNNNNNNNNNNNNNNNNNNNNNNNNNNNNNNNNNNNNNNNNNNNNNNNNNNNNNNNNNNNNNNNNNNNNNNNNNNNNNNNNNNNNNNNNNNNGCGCCGTCGAGCGCCCACTGGGCGTACGCGTCGACGAAGCTGAGGCGGACGTCCTCGGTGTCGGCGTCGGCGAGCCACGCGAGGAAGGTGCGGACGTCGTCGGCGTCGCTCGCCTCGAACAGCGCGCCGCCCGACAGCCCCTCGAAGGGGCCGGTCTCGACGACGGGGAGGGTCTCCTCCGCCGCGGTGACCGCACCGCGCAGAGCGCCGACGAGGCGATCGACGACCGCCGCTTCCGCGTCGGCGTCGTCCGCGTCGTAGAGGGGCCGTTCCCCCCGAAGCGACGTGAGGGTCACGCCGCGCCCGATCAGGCGGCGGAGCGGCGACGCCTCGCCCGCCACCTCGACCGCCCGGCGGGCGGCGACGGTGAGGTCCTCGTACGCGCGCACCTCGACCGCGACGACGTAGCGGCCGGCCGCCAGGTCCGTCGGTAGGTCCAGGGCGGCCTCTTCGACGACGTAGCCGATGGCGTTCTCGGGCACCTCGACGACGACGTCGCGTTCGGCGAGGACGGCGCCGTCCTCCCCCTCGAACGTGGCGTGCACGTCGGCGCGGGCGGGCAGGGCGTCGCCCGGCGTGTACAGCTCGAACGCGAGGGTGACCGGGTCGCCGGGCCGCAGCGGCCCGTCGACGGTCCGCCCGCCGAGCCGGACGTCGATGCGTTCGTCGCTGATCTCGACGGGGGGTGGCGGCGC of Trueperaceae bacterium contains these proteins:
- a CDS encoding M42 family metallopeptidase, producing the protein MDFDYALLKELSETPGIPGREEGVRERVRAALEGLDVASRVDAMGNLIVETAGAEGAPKVMVAAHMDEIGFVVSHVGDDGFLRLQPLGGFDARNLFARQVLVHPRGGTPRVGILNPAVKPVHVAGPDDKTKVPELSEFAVDLGLDADAVKAEVRVGDMVTLHQTFQDLGDVVTGKALDNRAGVWVLIETLRRLEAPAVRVRAVFSVQEEVGLRGATSSAFGVAPDVGIGLDTTLAVDTPGTPDHQAVTRLGDGVALKVMDSSMVSHGWLLDRMADLATRHDLPHQYEVLPRGGTDGGAMQRSREGVATTTVSLPTRYIHTVAEMEHKRDLEAAVRLLVAFLQDEHAALAPSA
- a CDS encoding acetyl-CoA C-acyltransferase, giving the protein MNDAGDRPPAPDDVVVVSAARTPHGALQGALASVPAAQLGATAARGALRRAGLDVPEAAPEGGAGDALADVVDLALFGNVLQAGQGQAPARQATLAAGLPHVTPTATINKMCGSGLEAIVQGARALKLGEVRTVLAGGMESMSRAPYLLPGARDGYRLGHREVVDSVVHDGLWDVYADAHMGACAEVCARTYAFDRATQDAFALRSYERAQAATASGVAAWEIEPVVVPGRKGPPTVVDADEGPSKVDPERVPTLRPAFEADGTITAANASSIDDGAAALLLATRAEADRRGWPVLARLEGWATHAQDPTWFTTAPVAAMRTLFERTGWTPASVERYEINEAFAVVPLAAMEAFDLPAEKVDVLGGAIALGHPIGASGARIVVTLLNALRVADARRGVASICIGGGEAWALALTREGA
- a CDS encoding alpha/beta fold hydrolase is translated as PAVYRGGGAPAASRWLLATPQFERIGPLLMRQLGGPRGESLLRAAYADPDRLPPEVLEASRAAVNVDAWDVALWELVKASRATDVGERLGNVQVPVQVVTGAADPVVPPEESRRVADALPDATWTAIPDCGHAPHEACPEPVLAAVRAALDGTAPGPR
- a CDS encoding metallophosphoesterase family protein; the protein is MRIGVLSDVHANLPALRAALAALDGAQVDATLCLGDVVGYGPHPNETIRLLREREVTCTLGGADARVAFPVGEADAPRAGVADATLAWTRDVLEPAALAWLRERPTQVRLRTPGGCVRAVHGRVGDPWRRLDVRATPQELLRTFDAVGCPVLALGGRHVPYVRTLDGKLAVDPGSVGLSLNGEPGADYAVLDVREGDATAQLGKAEYDVEAVAFDVLGWGLPAAVADAVREGRLAPDATERGRGSAAPEGDD
- the hflX gene encoding GTPase HflX, translated to MRALATLAIELATPVSVLIDRRGRVATVALADADGTPVPPRPGESEARLRGLTLVHVHPGGGGLSDADLTALFLGRLDAMVAVEAFGDAGHAPDLGAAHVALVAPPSSEAEDWILDPPTSLAALERDDLAARVRALEEEMARSAGARDVARSSAERAVLVGLDVGGDEDADARLEELGELVRSAGATVAAARMQTRARPDPKTVVGRGKLRDLVSLAYHEDADLLVFDRELDPAQAREIEAATQLKVLDRTQVILDIFAQNARGREAQVQVELAQLQYQLPRLAGRGAGFSRLGGGIGTRGPGETKLEVDRRRIRDRIAALQDEVDRIAQRRERTRKNRTDAGTPVVALVGYTNAGKSTLFNALAKADVLARDALFATLRPTTREGWLPALGAWGGKVIYTDTVGFLRDLPEPLVNAFRATLEELDDADLLLHVVDGAAPGAADRVDAVERILDRAVATPPRQVVLNKADAMDDAARRDLELRYGARAVSARTGAGLDALKADLAAKIEGDDHVPLPDDPAAAWGVVTTES